A single window of Streptococcus cristatus ATCC 51100 DNA harbors:
- a CDS encoding urocanate hydratase, whose protein sequence is MSFYSEQDIAAAMTVKLDDVLPEKTVFQEGIRRAPDRGFRLTQAQTEIALKNALRYIPKRFHEEVIPEFLEELKTRGRIYGYRWRPKERIYGKPIDEYKGNCTAAKAMQVMIDNNLSFEIALYPYELVTYGETGSVCANWMQYNLIKKYLEVMTDHQTLVVESGHPLGLFKSKPEAPRVIITNGLLVGEYDNMKDWEIAEEMGVTNYGQMTAGGWMYIGPQGIVHGTFNTLLNAGRLKLGVADDGDLTGKLFISSGLGGMSGAQGKAAEIAKAVAIIAEVDQSRIETRHSQGWISQLAESPKEAIDLAQKALEAGESTSIAYHGNIVDLLEYVNEHNIHVDLLSDQTSCHNVYDGGYCPAGISFEERTRLLAEDKESFAKLVDQTLERHFKAIKTLTSNGTYFFDYGNAFMKAVYDSGIKEISKNGFDDKDGFIWPSYVEDIMGPMLFDYGYGPFRWVCLSGKHEDLVATDHAAMEVIDPNRRYQDRDNYNWIRDAEKNQLVVGTQARILYQDCMGRVNIALKFNELVREGKIGPVMIGRDHHDVSGTDSPFRETSNIKDGSNVTCDMAVQCYAGNAARGMSLVALHNGGGTGIGKAINGGFGLVLDGSERIDEIIKSAIAWDTIGGVARRNWARNEHAIETAIEYNRLHQGTDHITIPYLTDEDLVKESVKKLFE, encoded by the coding sequence ATGTCATTCTACAGCGAACAAGATATTGCAGCAGCAATGACCGTCAAATTAGACGATGTATTACCTGAAAAAACGGTTTTCCAAGAAGGCATCCGTCGAGCACCCGATCGGGGCTTCCGTTTGACTCAAGCTCAAACCGAAATTGCTCTTAAAAATGCCCTTCGCTATATTCCAAAGAGATTCCATGAGGAAGTGATTCCAGAATTTCTGGAAGAGCTGAAAACTCGCGGACGGATTTATGGTTACCGCTGGCGTCCAAAAGAACGCATCTACGGCAAACCAATTGACGAGTACAAAGGGAACTGTACCGCAGCTAAGGCTATGCAGGTCATGATTGACAACAACCTGAGCTTTGAAATCGCCCTTTATCCTTATGAATTGGTTACTTATGGGGAAACTGGATCTGTCTGCGCTAACTGGATGCAGTACAACCTGATCAAGAAATACTTGGAAGTCATGACCGACCATCAAACCCTGGTCGTAGAATCTGGCCACCCGCTCGGACTCTTCAAGTCCAAACCAGAAGCACCTCGTGTTATCATCACTAACGGCCTCTTGGTCGGTGAATATGACAATATGAAGGACTGGGAAATTGCAGAAGAAATGGGCGTGACCAACTATGGTCAAATGACAGCTGGCGGCTGGATGTACATCGGTCCTCAAGGTATCGTCCATGGCACTTTCAACACCCTCCTCAATGCTGGACGTTTGAAACTGGGTGTGGCTGACGACGGCGACCTGACTGGCAAACTCTTCATTTCTTCTGGTCTGGGTGGCATGAGTGGAGCTCAAGGGAAAGCAGCTGAAATTGCTAAAGCAGTAGCAATCATAGCTGAAGTAGACCAATCTCGGATTGAAACCCGCCACTCCCAAGGCTGGATTAGCCAATTGGCTGAAAGTCCAAAAGAAGCAATCGACTTGGCTCAAAAAGCTCTGGAAGCTGGCGAATCAACTTCTATTGCCTATCACGGTAACATCGTAGACCTCTTGGAATACGTCAACGAACATAACATCCATGTGGATTTGTTATCTGACCAAACTTCTTGCCACAATGTTTACGACGGCGGCTACTGTCCGGCTGGTATCAGCTTTGAAGAACGGACTCGCCTCCTGGCTGAAGACAAGGAAAGCTTTGCTAAGCTTGTTGACCAAACCTTGGAACGTCACTTCAAGGCAATCAAGACCCTGACTAGCAACGGTACCTACTTCTTTGACTACGGTAATGCCTTTATGAAGGCAGTCTATGACTCTGGCATCAAGGAAATTTCTAAGAATGGCTTTGACGATAAAGACGGCTTCATTTGGCCATCTTATGTAGAAGATATCATGGGCCCAATGCTCTTTGACTATGGTTATGGTCCTTTCCGTTGGGTATGTCTGAGCGGTAAACACGAAGACCTAGTCGCTACCGACCATGCAGCTATGGAAGTGATCGACCCTAACCGCCGCTATCAAGACCGCGACAACTACAACTGGATTCGCGATGCAGAAAAGAACCAGCTAGTTGTTGGAACTCAGGCTCGGATTCTCTACCAAGACTGTATGGGTCGTGTCAATATCGCCCTCAAGTTCAATGAATTAGTCCGCGAAGGCAAGATTGGTCCTGTCATGATCGGTCGCGACCACCACGACGTATCTGGTACTGACTCTCCATTCCGTGAAACTTCTAATATCAAGGACGGTTCTAATGTTACCTGCGACATGGCTGTGCAATGTTACGCTGGTAACGCAGCTCGCGGTATGAGCCTGGTAGCTCTCCACAACGGTGGCGGAACTGGTATCGGTAAAGCAATCAACGGTGGCTTTGGCTTGGTATTAGACGGTAGTGAACGTATTGATGAAATCATCAAATCTGCTATCGCTTGGGATACAATCGGCGGAGTTGCACGTCGTAACTGGGCTCGCAATGAGCATGCTATTGAGACAGCTATCGAGTACAACCGTCTCCACCAAGGAACAGACCACATTACCATTCCATACTTAACTGACGAAGATTTGGTCAAAGAATCTGTTAAGAAGTTGTTCGAATAA
- the ftcD gene encoding glutamate formimidoyltransferase, which produces MAKIVECIPNFSEGRNQAVIDGLVEVAKSVPGVTLLDHSSDASHNRSVFTLVGDDQNIQEVAFRLVKYASENIDLTKHQGEHPRMGATDVLPFVPIKDITSEECVEIAKTVSERINRELGIPIFLYEDAATRPERKNLAKVRKGQFEGMPEKLLEPDWAPDYGERKIHPTAGVTAVGARMPLIAYNINLDTDNLEIANNIAKIIRGSSGGYKYCKAIGVMLEDRNIAQVSINMVNLEKFPLYRVFETVRFEAKRYGVGILGSEVIGLAPAKALIDAAEYYLQIEDFDYGKQVLENHLLG; this is translated from the coding sequence ATGGCAAAAATTGTTGAATGTATTCCTAACTTTTCTGAAGGCCGCAACCAAGCGGTCATTGACGGTCTAGTGGAAGTAGCTAAGAGCGTGCCAGGCGTAACACTTTTGGACCACTCTTCTGATGCCAGCCACAATCGCAGCGTCTTTACCTTGGTCGGTGATGACCAAAACATTCAGGAAGTTGCCTTCCGTTTGGTTAAATACGCTTCTGAAAATATTGACTTGACCAAGCACCAGGGTGAACACCCTCGTATGGGCGCAACTGATGTCCTGCCTTTTGTACCGATCAAGGACATCACAAGTGAGGAATGCGTAGAAATTGCGAAGACCGTATCTGAGCGGATCAATCGTGAGCTCGGTATTCCTATCTTCCTCTATGAAGATGCAGCGACTCGTCCTGAGCGTAAGAACTTGGCTAAGGTTCGTAAAGGACAGTTTGAAGGCATGCCTGAAAAACTCTTGGAACCAGACTGGGCGCCTGACTACGGTGAAAGAAAGATTCACCCAACTGCTGGTGTTACTGCTGTCGGTGCTAGAATGCCGCTCATCGCCTACAATATCAACTTGGATACAGACAATCTGGAAATTGCCAACAATATTGCCAAAATCATCCGTGGATCAAGCGGTGGTTACAAGTACTGTAAAGCGATTGGCGTTATGCTGGAAGACCGCAACATTGCTCAGGTTTCTATCAACATGGTCAATCTGGAAAAATTCCCACTCTATCGTGTCTTTGAAACTGTTCGCTTTGAAGCCAAGCGCTACGGAGTTGGAATCCTCGGCTCCGAGGTCATCGGTTTGGCACCAGCCAAGGCTTTGATTGACGCAGCAGAATACTATCTGCAAATCGAAGACTTTGACTATGGCAAGCAAGTTCTGGAAAACCATTTGCTGGGCTAG
- a CDS encoding cyclodeaminase/cyclohydrolase family protein codes for MKLVDLSLTEFAQVLGSDAPAPGGGSAAALSAANGISLTKMVCELTLGKKKYAEFEAEIAQVHAESARLQESLLAAIDKDTEAFNLVSAVFDMPKETEEDKAARREAMQQALKEATKSPYGMMEDILAALQTTQKAVGKSNTNAASDLGVAALNLKAGLQGAWLNVLINLSGVKDEAFVADYRSKGEELLQKGCALADEIYQEILKVV; via the coding sequence ATGAAATTAGTAGATTTAAGCTTGACAGAATTTGCCCAAGTCCTAGGCTCAGATGCTCCTGCACCAGGAGGCGGCTCTGCCGCTGCTCTTTCAGCAGCCAACGGTATTTCCCTGACTAAGATGGTTTGCGAATTAACCCTTGGCAAGAAAAAATACGCAGAATTTGAAGCAGAAATTGCTCAAGTGCACGCAGAAAGTGCACGCCTGCAAGAAAGCCTACTCGCAGCTATTGACAAGGACACTGAAGCATTCAATCTAGTCTCCGCCGTCTTTGATATGCCTAAGGAAACGGAGGAAGACAAGGCTGCCCGTCGGGAAGCTATGCAGCAAGCCCTCAAGGAAGCGACCAAGTCACCTTATGGCATGATGGAAGACATCTTGGCTGCCCTACAAACAACTCAAAAGGCTGTCGGCAAGTCCAATACCAATGCTGCCAGCGACCTGGGAGTCGCAGCTCTCAACCTTAAGGCTGGTTTGCAAGGGGCTTGGCTCAATGTCCTCATCAACCTGTCAGGTGTCAAGGATGAAGCTTTTGTCGCAGACTACCGCAGCAAGGGTGAAGAGCTCCTACAAAAAGGCTGCGCTCTAGCCGATGAAATTTATCAAGAAATTTTGAAAGTTGTCTAA
- a CDS encoding formate--tetrahydrofolate ligase encodes MVLSDIEIANSVQMKPIKEVAEKLGIAENALSLYGNYKAKISAGQLEALKDKPDGKLILVTAISPTPAGEGKTTTSVGLVDALAAIGKKAVIALREPSLGPVFGIKGGAAGGGRAQVVPMEDINLHFTGDFHAIGVANNLLAALIDNHIHHGNALGIDSRRITWKRAVDMNDRQLRHIVDGLQGKVNGVPREDGFDITVASEVMAILCLSENITDLKNRLEKIIIGYSFEGKPITAKDLKAGGAMAAVLKDAIHPNLVQTLEHTPALIHGGPFANIAHGCNSVLATKLALKYGDYAVTEAGFGADLGAEKFIDIKCRTSGLRPSAVVLVATIRALKMHGGVAKSDLAEENVQAVVDGLPNLEKHLENIQDVYGLPAVVAINKFPLDTEAELQAVYDACQKRGVDVVISDVWANGGAGGKELAEKVVELAEGDNHFQFVYNEEDSIEIKLNKIVTKVYGGKGVRLTPAAKRELKQLEELGFSNYPICMAKTQYSFSDDAKKLGAPKDFVVTISQLKVSAGAGFIVALTGAIMTMPGLPKVPASEKIDVDKDGNISGLF; translated from the coding sequence ATGGTTTTATCAGATATTGAAATTGCCAATTCGGTTCAAATGAAGCCCATCAAAGAGGTGGCAGAAAAACTAGGAATTGCTGAAAACGCCTTGTCTCTTTATGGAAATTACAAGGCAAAAATCAGTGCCGGCCAACTAGAGGCCTTAAAAGACAAGCCAGACGGTAAACTGATTCTCGTGACAGCTATTTCTCCGACACCAGCCGGAGAAGGCAAGACAACGACTTCTGTCGGATTGGTCGATGCTCTAGCTGCTATCGGTAAAAAAGCCGTTATCGCTCTGCGGGAACCTTCACTCGGACCTGTCTTTGGTATCAAGGGCGGAGCTGCTGGTGGTGGACGCGCTCAAGTTGTGCCCATGGAGGACATCAACCTCCACTTCACTGGTGACTTTCATGCCATCGGTGTTGCCAACAACCTGCTGGCGGCCCTCATTGACAACCACATCCACCATGGCAATGCCTTAGGCATCGACTCTCGCCGCATCACTTGGAAGCGGGCAGTTGATATGAATGACCGGCAGTTGCGCCACATTGTGGATGGCTTGCAGGGTAAGGTCAACGGTGTTCCGCGTGAAGATGGTTTTGACATTACAGTTGCTTCTGAGGTTATGGCTATTCTCTGTCTGTCAGAAAATATCACCGATCTCAAGAACCGTTTGGAAAAAATCATCATTGGCTACAGCTTTGAAGGTAAGCCAATAACTGCTAAGGATCTGAAAGCTGGTGGCGCTATGGCTGCTGTCCTCAAAGACGCCATCCATCCAAACTTGGTTCAAACTCTGGAACACACACCAGCCTTGATTCACGGTGGACCTTTTGCTAACATTGCTCATGGCTGTAACAGTGTCCTAGCTACCAAACTAGCTCTCAAATATGGCGACTATGCAGTCACCGAAGCTGGTTTCGGTGCTGACCTGGGTGCTGAAAAATTCATTGATATCAAGTGTCGTACATCTGGCCTTCGTCCATCGGCTGTAGTTCTGGTTGCTACTATCCGCGCTCTCAAGATGCACGGTGGTGTGGCTAAGAGTGATTTGGCTGAAGAAAATGTCCAAGCCGTTGTAGATGGGCTGCCAAACTTAGAAAAACATCTGGAAAACATTCAAGATGTTTATGGATTGCCAGCAGTCGTTGCCATCAATAAATTCCCTCTGGATACCGAAGCAGAATTGCAAGCAGTTTATGACGCCTGCCAAAAACGCGGCGTTGACGTAGTGATTTCCGACGTCTGGGCAAATGGCGGAGCCGGCGGTAAAGAGTTGGCTGAAAAAGTCGTGGAACTGGCCGAAGGAGACAATCACTTCCAATTTGTATATAATGAAGAGGACTCCATCGAGATCAAGCTGAACAAAATTGTTACTAAGGTTTACGGAGGTAAGGGCGTTCGCCTGACTCCTGCTGCTAAACGCGAGCTCAAACAACTGGAAGAACTGGGCTTCTCCAACTATCCTATCTGTATGGCTAAGACGCAGTATTCTTTCTCAGACGATGCTAAGAAACTGGGCGCTCCTAAAGACTTTGTCGTGACGATCAGCCAGCTCAAAGTTTCTGCTGGTGCAGGCTTTATCGTTGCTCTGACTGGTGCGATCATGACCATGCCAGGACTGCCTAAGGTGCCAGCCAGCGAAAAGATTGATGTTGACAAAGACGGCAATATCAGCGGTTTGTTCTAA
- a CDS encoding HutD/Ves family protein, giving the protein MTNVTLLKSNDFQVSDWSGGKTKQLYLSPPTGHYSKRDFDYRLSTATVELAESQFSDLSGFHRILMSLDHTLHLHNASRQEETVLAPFTPYFFEGSDSITSRGTCTDFNLIYSDHYQGQMIAISDGQELSQDEAIQFIYALSDLMVTGTDLPSLNLETGQLLIVEKETQETELQIMFSSNQPKGAPLAIWAGLTHIPTK; this is encoded by the coding sequence ATGACAAATGTAACCCTTCTAAAATCAAACGATTTTCAAGTTTCCGATTGGTCAGGGGGAAAGACGAAGCAACTTTATCTTTCCCCGCCAACTGGCCACTATAGCAAGCGTGACTTTGACTATCGGCTCTCAACAGCGACTGTGGAGTTGGCTGAAAGTCAGTTTTCTGACCTCAGCGGCTTTCACCGCATTCTCATGAGCCTGGACCACACACTTCATCTCCACAATGCCAGTCGGCAGGAGGAAACGGTTCTAGCTCCCTTCACCCCCTATTTTTTCGAAGGGAGTGATTCTATCACAAGTCGTGGGACTTGTACCGACTTTAACTTAATCTACAGCGACCATTATCAGGGACAGATGATTGCCATATCGGATGGACAAGAGCTTAGTCAAGATGAAGCAATTCAATTTATCTACGCCTTGAGTGATCTGATGGTGACAGGAACAGATCTGCCATCGCTTAATCTAGAGACAGGGCAACTTCTGATAGTGGAAAAAGAGACTCAGGAAACTGAGCTACAAATAATGTTTTCGAGTAACCAGCCAAAGGGTGCTCCCCTTGCTATATGGGCTGGTTTGACCCACATCCCTACTAAGTAA
- the hutH gene encoding histidine ammonia-lyase, which yields MTHVINLDGEHLTLEDVIAVARHGATCEIDQESKKAVEASRKIVDDIVREKRVVYGVTTGFGSLCNVSISPEDTTQLQENLIRTHASGFGDPLPEDAVRAIMLIRINSLVKGYSGIRLSTVEKLLELLNKGVVPFIPEKGSLGASGDLAPLAHMVLPMLGLGHAYYQGQLFSGQEALDKAGIEKIALAAKEGLALINGTTVLTGIGALATYDAIQLLKLSDVAGALSMEVHNGITSPFEEDLHTIRPQSGQLATARNIRNLLEGSGNTTVATQQRVQDPYTLRCIPQIHGASKDSIAYVKTKVEIEINSVTDNPIITKEGHVISGGNFHGEPMAQPFDFLGIAISEIGNVSERRVERLVNSQLSKLPSFLVKHPGLNSGFMITQYACASLASENKVLAHPASVDSIPSCENQEDFVSMGTTAARKAAEILKNSRRIVTTEIMAACQALDLKPENHELGKGTKPAYDLFRQHVRFIEFDKDIEIYEELNKASELIENEEFLATVEKAVDLSIQF from the coding sequence ATGACACATGTAATCAATTTGGATGGCGAACACCTTACTTTAGAAGATGTCATTGCAGTAGCTCGTCATGGAGCCACCTGTGAAATTGACCAAGAATCTAAGAAAGCTGTAGAAGCTTCCCGTAAAATCGTAGATGACATCGTCCGCGAAAAGCGGGTAGTCTACGGTGTTACGACTGGCTTTGGCTCCCTCTGCAATGTCAGCATCTCGCCAGAAGATACAACTCAACTGCAGGAAAACTTGATTCGCACCCATGCTTCAGGATTTGGCGATCCTCTTCCTGAAGATGCAGTTCGTGCTATCATGTTAATTCGGATTAATTCTCTAGTCAAGGGCTATTCTGGTATCCGTCTCTCTACTGTCGAAAAACTTCTAGAATTGCTCAATAAAGGCGTCGTGCCATTTATTCCAGAAAAAGGCTCTCTCGGTGCCTCTGGCGACTTGGCACCGCTGGCTCACATGGTGCTTCCTATGCTAGGACTGGGCCACGCTTACTATCAAGGTCAACTGTTCTCTGGCCAAGAAGCTTTGGACAAGGCTGGTATTGAGAAAATTGCTCTAGCAGCCAAGGAAGGGCTGGCGCTGATTAACGGAACGACTGTCCTGACAGGTATCGGAGCTCTGGCTACCTACGATGCCATCCAGCTGCTTAAATTGTCAGATGTCGCTGGCGCCCTTTCCATGGAGGTCCACAATGGTATTACCAGTCCATTTGAAGAAGACCTGCATACCATCCGTCCTCAAAGCGGACAGCTGGCTACAGCCCGCAATATCCGCAACCTTCTGGAAGGCAGTGGCAATACGACCGTAGCTACTCAACAACGGGTCCAAGACCCTTATACCCTGCGTTGTATTCCGCAGATTCATGGTGCCAGCAAGGACTCTATCGCTTATGTTAAGACCAAGGTAGAGATTGAAATCAACTCTGTTACAGACAACCCTATCATCACCAAGGAAGGCCATGTCATCTCAGGCGGTAACTTCCACGGAGAACCAATGGCTCAGCCATTTGACTTCCTCGGCATCGCTATTTCTGAAATCGGTAATGTATCCGAGCGTCGTGTAGAACGTCTGGTCAACAGCCAACTGAGCAAGCTACCATCCTTCTTGGTCAAACACCCAGGACTCAACTCTGGCTTTATGATTACCCAGTACGCTTGTGCTTCGCTTGCTTCTGAAAACAAGGTTCTAGCTCATCCAGCCAGCGTAGACTCTATCCCATCTTGTGAGAACCAAGAAGACTTTGTCAGCATGGGAACTACTGCAGCACGCAAGGCAGCTGAAATTCTCAAGAATTCTCGCCGCATCGTGACAACAGAAATCATGGCAGCCTGCCAAGCTCTGGATCTGAAACCAGAAAACCATGAACTGGGCAAAGGGACCAAGCCAGCCTACGACCTCTTCCGTCAGCATGTCCGCTTTATCGAGTTTGATAAGGACATCGAAATCTACGAAGAGCTCAACAAGGCTTCTGAGCTGATTGAAAACGAAGAATTCCTAGCAACCGTTGAAAAGGCTGTGGACTTGAGCATTCAGTTCTAA
- the hutG gene encoding formimidoylglutamase, with translation MLEDYYQLDNRYYQRGPEDNLYTAKWGMVIEFLDLNDPSLTPFEGVNFALIGFKSDKGVYINNGRVGAVEGPQAIRTQLAKLPWHLGRNVRVFDVGDIDGPNRSLEQLQQSLARVVKRLRELNLRPIVLGGGHETAYGNYLGLKSSLNPDQNLAVINMDAHFDLRPYDQTGPNSGTGFRQMFDDTLAQKQIFNYLILGIQEHNNNLFLFDFVAKSKAIQFLTGMDIYQMGHKEVCKVVDAFLADKEQVYLTIDIDCFAAGAAPGVSAIQSLGVDPNLAVLVFQHIAASGKLIGFDIVEVSPPHDIDNHTANLAASFVFYLTQVWAQAHD, from the coding sequence ATGTTAGAAGATTACTATCAGCTAGACAACCGTTACTATCAGCGAGGTCCAGAGGACAATCTATATACTGCCAAATGGGGTATGGTCATTGAGTTTCTGGACTTAAATGATCCTAGCTTAACTCCTTTTGAAGGGGTGAACTTTGCCCTGATTGGCTTCAAGAGCGACAAGGGTGTCTATATCAATAACGGCCGAGTGGGCGCAGTTGAAGGTCCTCAAGCCATTCGAACTCAGCTGGCCAAGCTTCCTTGGCATCTAGGTAGAAACGTTCGAGTCTTTGACGTTGGCGATATTGACGGACCTAACCGCTCTCTGGAACAACTGCAGCAAAGCTTGGCGAGAGTAGTTAAACGCCTACGAGAGCTTAATCTCCGTCCCATCGTTCTAGGCGGCGGTCACGAAACAGCCTACGGCAACTATCTAGGTCTCAAGTCGTCACTAAATCCTGACCAAAACTTAGCTGTGATCAATATGGATGCCCATTTTGACCTACGCCCCTACGATCAGACGGGTCCCAACTCCGGTACCGGTTTTCGTCAAATGTTTGATGACACCTTAGCTCAGAAACAGATCTTTAACTACCTCATCCTAGGGATTCAGGAGCACAATAACAACCTCTTTCTCTTTGACTTTGTAGCCAAGTCTAAGGCTATCCAGTTCCTGACTGGAATGGATATCTACCAAATGGGACATAAGGAAGTCTGCAAGGTAGTTGATGCTTTTCTAGCCGATAAGGAGCAGGTCTATTTAACCATTGATATTGACTGCTTTGCAGCTGGCGCCGCTCCTGGTGTCAGTGCCATCCAGTCGCTCGGTGTGGATCCCAATCTGGCTGTGCTGGTCTTCCAGCACATAGCTGCTTCAGGCAAGCTAATTGGCTTTGACATCGTCGAAGTCTCTCCCCCTCACGATATAGACAACCATACGGCTAATCTAGCGGCCAGTTTTGTCTTTTACCTGACCCAAGTCTGGGCGCAAGCCCATGACTGA